Within the Oncorhynchus kisutch isolate 150728-3 linkage group LG13, Okis_V2, whole genome shotgun sequence genome, the region GAGCTAAGTGTTGTATAGGGCTCTGGTACAAAACAGAGCCATGTAGTTAGAGCTAAGTGTTGTATAGGGCTCTGGTTCAAAACAGAGCCATGTAGTTAGAGCTAAGTGTTGTATAGGGCTCTGGTTCAAAACAGAGCCATGTAGTTAGAGCTAAGTGTTGTATAGGGCTCTGGTACAAAACAGAGCCATGTAGTTAGAGCTAAGTGTTGTATAGGGCTCTGGTTCAAAACAGAGCCATGTAGTTAGAGCTAAGTGTTGTATAGGGCTCTGGTTCAAAACAGAGCCATGTAGTTAGAGCTAAGTTTTGTATAGGGCTCTGGTACAAAACAGAGCCATGTAGTTAGAGCTAAGTGTTGTATAGGGCTCTGGTACAAAACAGAGCCATGTAGTTAGAGCTAAGTGTTGTATAGGGCTCTGGTTCAAAACAGAGCCATGTAGTTAGAGCTAAGTTTTGTATAGGGCTCTGGTACAAAACAGAGCCATGTAGTTAGAGCTAAGTGTTGTATAGGGCTCTGGTACAAAACAGAGCCATGTAGTTAGAGCTAAGTGTTGTATAGGGCTCTGGTACAAAACAGAGCCATGTAGTTAGAGCTAAGTTTTGTATAGGGCTCTGGTACAAAACAGAGCCATGTAGTTAGAGCTAAGTGTTGTATAGGGCTCTGGTTCAAAACAGAGCCATGTAGTTAGAGCTACGTTTTGTATAGGGCTCTGGTTCAAAACAGAGCCATGTAGTTAGAGCTAAGTGTTGTATAGGGCTCTGGTACAAAACAGAGCCATGTAGTTAGAGCTAAGTGTTGTATAGGGCTCTGGTTCAAAACAGAGCCATGTAGTTAGAGCTAAGTGTTGTATAGGGCTCTGGTTCAAAACAGAGCCATGTAGTTAGAGCTAAGTGTTGTATAGGGCTCTGGTTCAAAACAGAGCCATGTAGTTAGAGCTAAGTGTTGTATAGGGCTCTGGTTCAAAACAGAGCCATGTAGTTAGAGCTAAGTGTTGTATAGGGCTCTGGTTCAAAACATTGCAAATCACAAAATGTACTCTTACTAGCTACCTCCTTTTCACATACAAATGCATTATTTATCTCCAGTTCATATCCCCCAGTTCTCTTATTTGCCCTGTTCTATTTTGGTCCCTAGCCGCTACCCATTCCGTGTTGGTCAATCTGAAAGGACTGTATAGGTTTaacagtattgtgtgtgtgtgcctaccgCCCTCACAACCTCTAAATTAGCATGTTCTGGAATCCTGGTGGTTTCCTTCTGGTTTCTATAGTGATGTTTGTATCCAAGGTGAGGATGAGTGTGGTTGTCAGGATGATCAAGTCTGTAACATGTTGCCAGATTTCATCTAATCTGCTGCACAGTGTGAAATCCGCACAAGTGTGTTACAGAGAGATTCTCACACATGTTGTTGTTTCAGAGAGGCTATCTCAGTGGTGTGTGAGGCAGTGCCTGGAGCCAAAGGAGCCCAACGCAAGAGAAAGGTACACCAATATACGCACACAgagtattatttatttatgtgtTAAGTAGAGGGCCGTGGTCAGGGCGTTGTTGGATCTGGATTTAGCTGGATTGACCACTCTGTGGTCAGTGGTACTTCCAGGTAAttacctctgtctccctctttctctctcactgtctctctcacacatgtACACACTGCCCCTTGTATGAGGGAGACTTGTGACTAAGTTGTGTGTGCCGAGACTAAGCCAACTCCAACTGGGCCGGGCCCAGTCCGTCTTTCTGGGGGCATTCCAGTAAAACTTAAAGCATCCACCCAAACACTACATAAAACAGCTATATACCCAACAGACTGGTTTGGCTAAAGCATGTCTGGCCCTGGGAGACTGTGGGAGACTGTGGGAGACTGTGGGAGACTGTGGGGGACTGTGGGAGACTTGACAAGCTTCAGTTGACCATATGAACCATTGAACAGAGCAGAGTCAGACAGGATCACTGGCAGCCTGCAGCTGTTcttccatatacacacacacacacggctcagACATGCTTCTCCCTTTCTAttgccttcacacacacacattcttctcTGTATATTGTACAGTACGTTTACTATGCTCTGTTGTTATCCTTTAGAATATCTTCTGTTTAATCTTCCTTATTGGTGAGATCTTCCTTTCCCTGTTGGCCTTCTGTTTAACATGaatgtccctcccctccccctccagccGTCGTCTCGCTGTATGTCGTCCATTCTGGGGAAACGTAACCTGCAGTTTGCTGGGATGACCATCAGCCTGACGGTCTCTACCAGCAGCCTCAACCTGCTGGCCTCCGACTGCaaacaggtgacacacacacacaagcacattcGGGCATGGATCCTGAATGAGTGTTTGTTGTTATTGAGCTATCTGGGTTTGTTATTACAGACTGTTACATGGTGTTAATTACATCATCCAGTCAGTTAGGTATTTAGTATACACTATATCTAACTGTCAATGGAACCAACCCATACTGCTGAATGGAGAAACatgatctctctatctctccacctcTACAACTCAACTCTTTATCATGCTAAAAtatatctttctttctttctcttctctctctttctctctcttttcacagaTAATTGCAAATCATCACATGCAGTCCATCTCTTTCGCTTCTGGAGGAGACCCAGTGAGTCATATAGCCCTCTCCCTCGCTCACCTCACTATCCATCCTCTATACCCACTCTATTCATTGCTCTGCCTCTGTCCACCCATCTACATCTctatgcctccctctctctctccctgcttccctATGACCACCCATCTActcctctatgcctctctctctctctctctccctgcttcactctgtccatccatctactcctctatgcctctctctctctctctctctctctctctctctccctgcttcactCTGACCACCCATCTActcctctatgcctctctctctccctgcttcactctgtccatccatctactcctttatgcctctctctctctctccctgcttcactctgtccatccatctactcctctatgcctctctctctccctgcttcactctgtccatccatctactcctctatgcctctctctctctctccctgcttcactctgtccatccatctactcctctatgcccctctctctctctccctgcttcactctgtccatccatctactcctctatgcctctctcgctttctccctgcTTCACTCTGACATCTACTCCTCtatgcctctctcgctctctccctgctTCACTCTGACCATCTActcctctatgcctctctctctctctccctgcttcactctgtccatccatctactcctctatgcctctctctctctctctccctgcttcactCTGTCCACCCATCTActcctctatgcctctctctctccctgcttcactCTGTCTACCCATCTActcctctatgcctctctctctctctccctgcttcactCTGTCCATCTActcctctatgcctctctctctccctgcttcactCTGTCCATCTACTACTCTTCATCCACGTCAGTGGGACTCCCTACCTCTCTTCCTCAGACATGTATTCTTTCTTTTCcagctcttcctcctcctctcttcctcctctctagaTCATTGTGTGTTAACAACTCTTCCTCCTCTGTAGATCATTGTGTGTTAAtaactcttcctcctctctagaTCATTATGTGTTAATAACTCTTCCTCCTCTGTAGATCATTGTGTGTTAAtaactcttcctcctctctagaTCATTATGTGTTAATAACTCTTCCTCCTCTGTAGATCATTGTGTGTTAATAGCTCTTCCGACTAAATGTCTTTGCTTCCTTCTCTCTTCTGACTCACCCACTCTTCTGACTCCCCttttctcctcaccctcctcttcattctgaCTCCCCttttctcctcaccctcctcttcataTTTCCCTCTCATTtacccctcccaccctctcttcctcctccccatccccctcttctcttttctctccctcaggACACAGCAGAGTATGTAGCATACGTGGCCAAAGACCCAGTCAACCAGAGAGGTGAGACTCAATGTCATCCCTCCAGTAGATTTATCCAGCAGCACATCCAGTCCTTGTTCAGTACCTTACATCAATGTCATCCCTCCACTAGATTTATCCAGCAGCACATCTGGTCCTTGTTCAGTACCTTACATCAAtgtcatccctccaatagatttATCCAGCAGCACATCCGGTCCTTGTTCAGTACCTTACATCAAtgtcatccctccaatagatttATCCAGCAGCACATCTGGTCCTTGTTCAGTACCTTACATCAATGTCATCCCTCCACTAGATTTATCCAGCAGCACATCCAGTCCTTGTTCAGTACCTTATATCAAtgtcatccctccaatagatttATCCAGCAGCACATCCAGTCCTTGTTCAGTACCTTACATCAAtgtcatccctccaatagatttATCCAGCAGCACATCCAGTCCTTGTTCAGTACCTTACATCAAtgtcatccctccaatagatttATCCAGCAGCACATCCGGTCCTTGTTCAGTACCTTACATCAAtgtcatccctccaatagatttATCCAGCAGCACATCTGGTCCTTGTTCAGTACCTTACATCAAtgtcatccctccaatagatttATCCAGCAGCACATCCAGTCCTTGTTCAGTACCTTACATCAAtgtcatccctccaatagatttATCCAGCAGCACATCCAGTCCTTGTTCAGTACCTTACATCAAtgtcatccctccaatagatttATCCAGCAGCACATCCAGTCCTTGTTCAGTACCTTACATCAATGTCATCCCtccactttgttgcttttatgtattttgttttgttgctttTTGTGCTATTGCtttgtctgcatgctacgtgttgcttgtcctatattattctgcgtgtgctcactgctcattgattgtctatattgtaattgtttttaataacctgcccagggactgcagttgaaaattagccagctggctaaaactggcacttttactgaaacattgattaatgtgcactgtccctgtaaaaataaacacAAACTCAATATATTTATCCAGCAGCACATCAAATCCCTGTTCAGTACCTTTCTTTGGACAGCGAGGCAGTGCCAATATTCTGTTTCCTTACCTCTGTTTACCCTCCTCTCTGCTTCCTTTCTGTCCAGCGTGTCATATCCTGGAGTGTTCGGAGGGCTTGGCCCAGGAAGTCATCAGTACCATAGGGCAGGCCTTCGAACTACGCTTCAAACAGTACCTGAAGAACCCCCCCAAACTAGTCACCCCccatgacaggtgtgtgtgtgtgtgtgtgtgtgtgtgtgtgtgtgtgtgtgtgtgtgtgtgtgtgtgtgtgtgtgtgtgtgtgtgtgtgtgtgtgtgtcactcctgagttctaactcctctcccctttctcagGATGGCTCCGTTTGACGGCTCAGcgtgggaggaagaggaagatgagggaGCACCGCCCCCTGCAGATGTTCCGTACTATAATAACTTCCCCGGGAAACAACCTCCTCCTGGGGGACTGGTGGACATGAGGGCCCGCCCTGGGGCTACGCTGGTgagatatatacatacacacacatatcaaGTAATTGTTAGTCCATTGTATTGAATCCAGTCTGCAGCTCCAGGGGAGAGAGGGCAGTTCAGTATGTAGGCTAATCATCTGACCCAGTCTCACTCTCACATCACAGCAGGCCTTAGTCTTCCACTCTCTCTGGCTCTCACCTTATTCacctcacagtgtgtgtgtgtatgtgagtgtcatCAGTTGGTCAGTGTAATGTATGTTTTTCCATCTGTATCCTAATTGCTTCTGGTGTGTCTTTTCAGCCCTATGGACAGCCGGGTCAGAATGATATTCACAAGCAGCCGCTTCCCCCTCTACCAAGTGAgccatccctctcactctctctctctctctctcacacacacacacacacacacacacacacacacacacacacacacacacacacacacacacacacacacacacacacacacacacacacacacagctaaaggATATGAGGTGACACAATACAATGACTTTCAGTGAGAGAATGACACGGACACAGTGAGAGGAAATGAGTCAGATTGACCCTGTGTGTGTTGCtctaggacagtgtgtgttgctCTCGGACAGTGTGTGTTGCTCTCGGACAGTGTGTGTTGCTCTAGACCAGTGTGTGTCAACTGGTCTCTGTGTTCCCATAGGGTGTTGTGACGTGAATACCATTAATGCTATGACAATTATTTAATTAAATACATTTACTACGTTTAAATGATTATGTGATTAAATTAATGacgtaacaattaactcattagcaaTCTTGGGGCACCACAGAAAAAGTTTGTTTAATGAGTTACCATTTCCCTGAATTGActgaagaatatcagaatataCCTTTATCATATTAGTCATCCATGAATTATTattacctcatatcagtctcattctgaacctTGTTGACTTGCACCAACCCTAGTCTGCATGATGATTCAGCGATACACAAACCGGCTTATTTATTTACtgactaactaaataatcacacagattgacattaacacacacacagggtagaTTATACGTTGATTACTAAcataatgcaatgaaaagtccctagtggactaacccgatatgacggctggttacacagtGAAAGGGCTGGGGAAAGACAGagcgggagaaagagacagaggaattCATCTATCGTACATGCAGTTGAATAATACGTTAATCGTAAATATGGATATTTAGCACCCTAACACCCGCTCATTCAGATTTAGAAATGCAATGTACATATTTACGCTTTTATGTCTTTGTCGACTCGCTCTGCTGAAATCGCCCGATCCGTCTGTGACGAATAGTTAGAAACAGAAAGTCTCTGGTTGTGTAGGTCTCTGGTTGTCCACTAGAGGTCACCATGTCCttagtagttgtagtaggttTCATCTAACTCCATCTCCTCCCACTTCCTCCACTggacttcctctcatcaccatgtccttagtagttgtagtaggttTCATCTAACTCCATCTCCTCCCACTggacttcctctcatcaccatgtcCTTAGTAGTTGTAGTGAGAAGAATTTCTAAACGGATGCCTCAGATTTATACATCCTGTGAATTATCTGGGTTCTTCTATCTGTGACATTGCAGAACAGATATTCTATTTATCTGTTCTGCTCTAAATGTTTCCCATCCCCGAACACCTCCCAGGTGATACTGACAAACAGTTATGTGATTAAACTCCTCTGATTGGTTGTTTCAGTGGGAGCAAAGGAGGGAGGGCGGGACCTGTGTGATGACCCTTCATACGTCAATGTGGATAAACCCCGCCCCACAACAgctgcagccaatggcaatgctCACAGAGATGCGTTCGACATGAGTGAGTCCCAGTTGGCCCTATCAGCTAGAGTCTGTATACAATACATCAACTGGCCATGCAGTCTATAGCAGTCACAGATAAGACTAATTAGAATGGTGATCAGCTATATTGCAGTAATTACACTACAGTAGAAGTCATTAGTTTTTTCATTTGGGTTTGGACATAGGGGAAATTAGAATATTGTTATCCTGAATGTATCAATAATGAATCTGGTCTGGTCATATGGTCTCACaacgtctctctcgctctgccctctctccttctcctctcagaGCCATTTGATGATTCCCTGGGTGTATCAGGTCTGGGGGTCTCAGCGGCGCCCCCTCTGGTGGAACAGCTGCAGTGCGAGGCCTGGTTCCACGGCAGCCTGAGTCGCAGGCAGGCTGAGAGACTGCTGACCCGTGACGGAGACTTCCTGGTCCGAGAGTCAGGCACCACCCCTGGACAGTACGTCCTCACTGGACAACAGGGGGGTCAGCCCAAACACCTACTACTGGTCGACCCAGAGGGAGTGGTGAGTTGGGAGGGAGAGGTATCTGAGTTAGAGCGAGCCACCCGAAGCTGTGATATGTTTTGttgaccctctctatctctgtctgtgtgtgtgtgtgtgtgtgtgtgtgtgttgtcctactCAGGTACGTACCAAAGACCACCACTTTGAGAGTGTGAGCCACCTGATCAGTTACCACATGGACAACAGACTTCCCATCGTATCAGCAGGCAGTGAAGTGTGTCTGCAACAACCAGTGGAGCACaggccctgaacacacacacacatacagcaatGCAACACACACTCTCAGAAACACTACACACATAAGCAGTGCTGCCAACATTAAGGAAAGCCAAAAAAAACACCTCTATCACTCTTTCTGCCAAAATCATTTGCTCTCTGCTTTTCCTcacacccttctctcctcctGGACGACTCACTGTTACCTCCGTGATCCCTCCTTCTGTTCATCCTTCCGTCATCGAggtccactccctccatccctccaaagaACGTGGGAGTAACACCTAGGAACACTTTATTTTCCTTCTCATCGGGACAGAAATTAATACAATTTAGTAAAAAACTGAGCATTATTAATTCAATCATGCCATTGTATCATTTCTGAATGATTCTATCATAGTAAAGGAGGACTATGCACCTTAGAGGGGAGGAGTGAAACGTAGAgaaaggaatggagggatggggggagaggtCTTGATCCAGACATAGCAGAGGAAACAGTTTTTCTCACTGTCACAGAAGCACTCCAAAGACTTGTCTGATGATTGGACTCATCAGAGAGCTCAGACATGGACCCTCCAATCAAATATCAGTGGAACACAGGAACAGCGAATCAAATATCAGTGGAACACATAAATAACCAATCATGACTGAGATCAGGCCTCCTGTTAATATGCATAGACATTTTTGTGTCCACACCAATCAGGGCCCTCACTCACCCTCAAGCCATTTCCATTAAAATACCTTTCATCTTTGACCATTGACCCCCTGAGTGATACCTGGTGATGTCACGGAGGACGTCTCTGTATGCAAAAAGGGGGTTGCTATGCCAACAACCATTGTCTCCGTCTGTCCAAATATGGACAAGGTTTCTTTCTGGCCTCTGAAGGTGGAGTTTGATAAAAGGATGTGATTCATGCCCATCTGACATCCGCCTGTCTATCTGCATGGGActggtctccctgtctgtctgcatgggactggtctccctgtctgtctgcatgggaCTGGTCTTACCTTTCTGTCCTGATCATGACAAAGAAAGTGGACTTGGTTGGACTGGGGCAGCAGAAACCATGGAGATGACTCCTACACCAACATACAGTGTGCTAGTCTGTATCTGTCATGTGTACTTTCATTGGGAGTATAGTGTCTTTacatagagagggatggagagaagactGGGAAGAGGCAGGAGGCCGGGGGGAGGTTCCACATCTAGAGATGTCATCAGACCTAGACACGATGTCATCTGAAAGAGCTCACAACCAATTCTACGACGATGTCACAGTCAACCCAAATGCTGCTGTCACAATTTAATCGGTGCTGTGTTGGAATCGTAGTTCGTATTAATGCCAATATTTTCTTGCTTTTCAATGGAATTGTTGTTAATAACTGTTTGCCTTGACAATCTATGGCCATGTCTCTTGTCTGGACGggtggggagtggagaggatggggGGCATACTGGATGAAGTGTGTTTAATGCCAAAAGCATTCGTTCCAGAGCATTCAAAGCAATGAATTTATCTCCTCTCCAAATGTGCTGCAACACTTGGTCAGGAGATTAGcgtttagcgttagcattagtgTGTGATGTGTTTCTTCTCAGCTCACTGCAGGGAAAACTGGGAACGTTGGTCAGAGGTTGGACTTTGACGTGTTGTTTTCCTTGGaattagtagagggagagaaCGTGGAGGAatcatcctctccctccttctcttcatgATATGTTTTGTATCTTTTACTCGTGCCTTGTTTCTTCGATGCAGTCACCTCACTCCACTCCAGTCTGTCACCTAATGTACTGTGCTTATTGTACAGTCAGTTGATGTACTTAATCCAAATGTAGTGGACCGTTGGATCCTGTCACATGGTCTCTCAGTCCATCAAAGACTCTGCAAAAAGGACACTGACTCTCACCACCCAGGTCCAGTGATGCCAATCCGCTCCTCTATTGCACATTCATTCTTACTTCCTGTTGTCACTTGTTGTTGTCACGGTTGTTTGATGTCGCAGCTCTCACTGGAGGGATTTCCACTCCACCTGTAAATAACATCAGATCTGATTGGTTGGTTTGAGTTCTTGGTTCTGAAATGAAAGTCTTTATTGTTTAGATGTTATTAATAACATGGGTGGGACAGAACCAGATACTGTATTTCACATGTAATACCCACAGAATACTTTTCTCTCTGAATCCAATTCATTTTGATTCTAGCCAATGAACCATATCCAGGTTTTTGAGGGAGGCTGAAACAAAACTGTAAACGTGGAAGTGAAGAGTAAACTGGGATCTGCCACCTGCTGTACAAAATATTTCTGTCTCAtcagtagggttgcaaaatcctgtggttttccagaaatcttgGTTGGAGGGAGGATTCACGGAATTCCTGTTTATTCGCTCGTGTAATTCTAGGATTATtttaaccaggatttctggaaaaccggggaatttggggaaagttatCTGAATTTTGCAACTCTAGTCATGAGAAAGGGCTCTCTGAACCCGGACAGGTAATTGTTTTCATCTTTCTCatcgtgcttgtgtgtgtgtgttgtgagagaGGATGTGTGGATGATCAGAGTTTATGATTGGGAGTGTAGTTCTTACATGGTGGCACTTGTGCTCTGTGTGTGAGGCCTTTGCTTCATTCTGTCACAAACACACAGGAGGGACAGCTGTGTTAGTCACAGACTGTTTAAGTGACTAGGTCCTGGATAGGCAACAAGAATTATACAAGccctaaggtgtgtgtgtaaaagGAATCATCTATCCTCTACATAATTTGTGAAACATTCTAGCGTTGTCATTGTTCATCACAGTTGCCTTTGTTGCATGGAAATCATTTTTTAAAGTTTCTATATTGTTGTTTTGATGTACTTTTTAATTTGAGTTTTGAAAGCCAAAGGGTTATTTTCAATTAGCCTTCACAAATATTGatttaattttttactttttaCAGTTCTGTTGTAATACTCTTGTTCTTTTGGGGGGGAAATACATCTGTTTACACCTGTATCTGAAATCACAGATTGCATATAAATGCATATTTCATGAATCTTTCTTGGTGAGTTTGGCTTTAAAATGCAGTTTCTGGATTTACTATTTGGTCTCCTGTGATGTGTTTTCTTAAATGTTGATTCATAACTATTAAATAGAACATATCCCCTTTACTTATTTATTCTGCTAAATACAGGTGAAGACTATATATTGTTTTAATTGAAGTTCTACACTTCGAGGAGACGACCAAGGAGATTATGAGAGGACAGGACAAGGAAAGAGACAGGATCGGGCAGGAAGAAGTTACTTGAGTTGCCACAGGGGGAGGACGAGGCTTGTTGAGTTGccacagggggagggggaggcttGTTGTGTTGCCACAGGGGTAGGACGGGGCTTGTTGAGTTGCCACAGGGGGAGGACGAGGCTTGTTGAGTTGCCACGGGTAGGATGGGGCTTGTTGAGTTGCCACGGGGGGAGGGGGAGGCTTGTTGAGTTGCCACAGGGGGGAGGTAGAGGCTAGTTGAGTTACCACAGGGGGGAGGTAGAGGCTAGTTGAGTTGCCACAGGGGGGAAGTAGAGGCTTGTTGAGTTGCCGCAGGGGGGAGGTAGAGGCTAGTTGAGTTACCACGGGGGGGGAGGTAGAGGCTAGTTGAGTTACCGCAGGGGTGAGGTAGAGGCTAGTTGAGTTACCACAGTGGGGAGGTAGGGGCTTGTTGAGATACCATAGGGGGAGGACGGGGCTAGTTGAGTTGCCACAGGGGGAGTACGAGGGTTGTTGAGTTACCGCAGGGGGATGTAGAGGCTAGTTGAGTTACCGCAGGGGGGAGGTAGAGGCTAGTTGAGT harbors:
- the LOC109901647 gene encoding SHC-transforming protein 1-like isoform X3; this encodes MEYVDMNRLGGASRRARVEGGQLGGDEWTRHGSFVNKPTRGWLHSDHVVSTTGVAYSVRYMGCVEVLQSMRALDFNTRTQVTREAISVVCEAVPGAKGAQRKRKPSSRCMSSILGKRNLQFAGMTISLTVSTSSLNLLASDCKQIIANHHMQSISFASGGDPDTAEYVAYVAKDPVNQRACHILECSEGLAQEVISTIGQAFELRFKQYLKNPPKLVTPHDRMAPFDGSAWEEEEDEGAPPPADVPYYNNFPGKQPPPGGLVDMRARPGATLPYGQPGQNDIHKQPLPPLPMGAKEGGRDLCDDPSYVNVDKPRPTTAAANGNAHRDAFDMKPFDDSLGVSGLGVSAAPPLVEQLQCEAWFHGSLSRRQAERLLTRDGDFLVRESGTTPGQYVLTGQQGGQPKHLLLVDPEGVVRTKDHHFESVSHLISYHMDNRLPIVSAGSEVCLQQPVEHRP
- the LOC109901647 gene encoding SHC-transforming protein 1-like isoform X1 — translated: MMELVPKTKYTHFRSESLSSNDDTNSNPLSLPPSTPATPLTPPGLTSSLSSSSLTPILPPSSPRRAENSPTTLCSFFPRMGALRLGVSATLLPGLKVSSRPQRAQAPMGSSGGNSSSSPTPHPPPCLTAPSPPHRPPLQDMNRLGGASRRARVEGGQLGGDEWTRHGSFVNKPTRGWLHSDHVVSTTGVAYSVRYMGCVEVLQSMRALDFNTRTQVTREAISVVCEAVPGAKGAQRKRKPSSRCMSSILGKRNLQFAGMTISLTVSTSSLNLLASDCKQIIANHHMQSISFASGGDPDTAEYVAYVAKDPVNQRACHILECSEGLAQEVISTIGQAFELRFKQYLKNPPKLVTPHDRMAPFDGSAWEEEEDEGAPPPADVPYYNNFPGKQPPPGGLVDMRARPGATLPYGQPGQNDIHKQPLPPLPMGAKEGGRDLCDDPSYVNVDKPRPTTAAANGNAHRDAFDMKPFDDSLGVSGLGVSAAPPLVEQLQCEAWFHGSLSRRQAERLLTRDGDFLVRESGTTPGQYVLTGQQGGQPKHLLLVDPEGVVRTKDHHFESVSHLISYHMDNRLPIVSAGSEVCLQQPVEHRP
- the LOC109901647 gene encoding SHC-transforming protein 1-like isoform X2, translating into MGALRLGVSATLLPGLKVSSRPQRAQAPMGSSGGNSSSSPTPHPPPCLTAPSPPHRPPLQDMNRLGGASRRARVEGGQLGGDEWTRHGSFVNKPTRGWLHSDHVVSTTGVAYSVRYMGCVEVLQSMRALDFNTRTQVTREAISVVCEAVPGAKGAQRKRKPSSRCMSSILGKRNLQFAGMTISLTVSTSSLNLLASDCKQIIANHHMQSISFASGGDPDTAEYVAYVAKDPVNQRACHILECSEGLAQEVISTIGQAFELRFKQYLKNPPKLVTPHDRMAPFDGSAWEEEEDEGAPPPADVPYYNNFPGKQPPPGGLVDMRARPGATLPYGQPGQNDIHKQPLPPLPMGAKEGGRDLCDDPSYVNVDKPRPTTAAANGNAHRDAFDMKPFDDSLGVSGLGVSAAPPLVEQLQCEAWFHGSLSRRQAERLLTRDGDFLVRESGTTPGQYVLTGQQGGQPKHLLLVDPEGVVRTKDHHFESVSHLISYHMDNRLPIVSAGSEVCLQQPVEHRP
- the LOC109901647 gene encoding SHC-transforming protein 1-like isoform X4, yielding MNRLGGASRRARVEGGQLGGDEWTRHGSFVNKPTRGWLHSDHVVSTTGVAYSVRYMGCVEVLQSMRALDFNTRTQVTREAISVVCEAVPGAKGAQRKRKPSSRCMSSILGKRNLQFAGMTISLTVSTSSLNLLASDCKQIIANHHMQSISFASGGDPDTAEYVAYVAKDPVNQRACHILECSEGLAQEVISTIGQAFELRFKQYLKNPPKLVTPHDRMAPFDGSAWEEEEDEGAPPPADVPYYNNFPGKQPPPGGLVDMRARPGATLPYGQPGQNDIHKQPLPPLPMGAKEGGRDLCDDPSYVNVDKPRPTTAAANGNAHRDAFDMKPFDDSLGVSGLGVSAAPPLVEQLQCEAWFHGSLSRRQAERLLTRDGDFLVRESGTTPGQYVLTGQQGGQPKHLLLVDPEGVVRTKDHHFESVSHLISYHMDNRLPIVSAGSEVCLQQPVEHRP